From the Selenomonas timonae genome, one window contains:
- the fliI gene encoding flagellar protein export ATPase FliI, with translation MNMSETGGNPPFSIDIHKFRDALHAASPMKLTGKVTQIIGLVIESQGPTVTVGELCYVSSHFAGLPPIPAEVVGFREGSVLLMPVGEMQGIGPGCEVIATGRRLRVKVGPELLGRVLDGLGNPIDGKGPILAKEEYPLQAPPPPPLTRPRIHDNLYVGVRAIDGLITLGDGQRIGIMAGSGVGKSTLLSMVARNTEADISVITLVGERGREVRDFIERDLGEEGLKRSVVVVATSDQPALVRIKGAMTGTAIAEYFRDQGHKVVLMMDSVTRFAMAQREVGLTIGEPPATRGYTPSVFAMLPRLLERAGTSEKGSITGIYTVLVDGDDMNEPIADAVRSILDGHIVLSRRIAAQNHFPAIDVLGSVSRVMYEVVDKSHLEAAQEMRQLMAVYSEAEDLIHIGAYVKGSSPKIDAAIQRIDGINEFLCQDIYEVTSYEETEQRLLSAVGKAAASAAPSAEAAS, from the coding sequence ATGAATATGAGTGAAACGGGGGGGAATCCCCCATTTTCCATAGATATCCATAAATTTCGGGATGCCCTGCACGCCGCTTCCCCGATGAAGCTGACGGGCAAGGTGACTCAGATCATCGGGCTCGTTATCGAGTCGCAGGGACCGACGGTCACCGTCGGGGAGCTCTGCTATGTGAGCTCGCATTTTGCGGGACTCCCGCCGATCCCGGCGGAGGTCGTGGGCTTCCGTGAGGGGAGCGTACTCCTCATGCCCGTCGGCGAGATGCAGGGCATCGGTCCCGGCTGCGAGGTCATCGCAACGGGACGCCGCCTGCGCGTGAAGGTGGGGCCGGAGCTGCTTGGGCGTGTGCTCGACGGTCTCGGCAACCCCATCGACGGCAAGGGACCGATCCTCGCAAAGGAAGAGTATCCGCTGCAGGCACCGCCACCGCCGCCGCTGACGCGCCCGCGTATTCACGACAACCTCTACGTCGGCGTGCGCGCGATCGACGGGCTGATTACGCTCGGCGACGGGCAGCGCATCGGCATCATGGCGGGGTCGGGCGTCGGCAAGTCCACGCTGCTCTCGATGGTCGCACGCAATACCGAGGCGGACATCAGCGTCATCACCCTCGTGGGTGAGCGCGGTCGCGAGGTGCGCGACTTCATTGAGCGCGACCTTGGCGAGGAGGGGCTGAAGCGCTCCGTTGTCGTCGTGGCGACCTCCGATCAGCCCGCACTCGTCCGCATCAAGGGGGCGATGACGGGTACGGCGATCGCCGAGTATTTCCGCGATCAGGGCCACAAGGTCGTGCTTATGATGGACTCCGTCACACGCTTTGCGATGGCACAGCGCGAGGTCGGACTCACGATCGGCGAGCCGCCCGCGACGCGTGGCTATACGCCGTCCGTCTTTGCCATGCTGCCCCGCCTCCTCGAGCGCGCGGGCACGAGCGAGAAGGGATCGATTACAGGCATCTATACCGTCCTCGTGGACGGCGATGATATGAATGAGCCGATTGCGGACGCTGTGCGCTCCATCCTCGACGGGCATATCGTGCTCTCGCGCAGGATTGCGGCGCAGAACCACTTCCCCGCGATCGATGTGCTCGGCAGCGTCAGCCGCGTCATGTACGAGGTTGTCGACAAGAGCCATCTCGAGGCGGCGCAGGAGATGCGCCAGCTCATGGCGGTCTACAGCGAGGCGGAGGATCTCATCCACATCGGGGCATATGTCAAGGGCTCGAGCCCGAAGATTGACGCCGCAATCCAGCGGATTGACGGCATCAACGAATTCCTCTGTCAGGACATTTACGAAGTGACCTCCTACGAGGAGACGGAGCAGCGCCTGCTCTCCGCCGTGGGTAAGGCTGCGGCATCCGCAGCACCGAGCGCTGAGGCAGCATCATGA
- the fliJ gene encoding flagellar export protein FliJ gives MKKFRFQLETLLKVTRMKKEEAEVAFAEAVRRLEDARAYQRQLLEEMHQGQLDYENLSKEGTRIKIGTLMSFNRFFGWKRQQIEDQQQVILQANAERQKRLKILMEQMSALKSIEKLKEKRLAEYKAEVLQEEQKMLDEIGLQLTMRNRELEEAV, from the coding sequence ATGAAAAAATTTCGATTTCAGCTCGAGACCCTGCTCAAGGTGACGCGCATGAAGAAGGAGGAGGCGGAGGTTGCCTTCGCCGAGGCTGTGCGCCGTCTCGAGGATGCCCGCGCCTATCAACGGCAGCTGCTTGAGGAGATGCATCAGGGGCAGCTCGACTACGAGAACCTCTCGAAAGAGGGCACGCGGATCAAGATCGGCACGCTCATGAGCTTCAACCGCTTCTTTGGATGGAAGCGTCAGCAGATCGAGGATCAGCAGCAGGTGATCCTGCAGGCGAACGCCGAGCGGCAGAAGCGGCTCAAGATTCTCATGGAGCAGATGAGTGCCCTCAAGAGCATCGAAAAACTGAAGGAAAAGCGCCTTGCGGAATACAAGGCGGAGGTCTTGCAGGAGGAGCAGAAGATGCTCGACGAGATCGGCCTGCAGCTGACCATGCGAAATAGGGAATTGGAGGAAGCAGTATGA
- a CDS encoding lytic transglycosylase domain-containing protein, whose amino-acid sequence MMDLSGIQQIQARIAEIEGQFSLQNQQLPGMDFASKLQQEIDKNVTTAAGKAHAAQRVQESSAAHQATTSAQENFANPDLARMIHTAATKYAVDPKLISAVAEVESGGDQNAVSPAGAVGVMQLMPETAAGLGVNPYDMKSNVEGGAKYLREMLDTFDGDVKKAVAAYNAGPNAVKAYGGVPPYAETQNYVSSVLDIYR is encoded by the coding sequence ATGATGGACCTTTCGGGCATCCAGCAGATACAGGCGCGCATTGCGGAGATTGAGGGGCAGTTCTCCCTTCAGAATCAGCAGCTTCCGGGCATGGATTTTGCATCAAAGCTGCAGCAGGAGATCGACAAGAATGTCACGACTGCGGCAGGCAAGGCACATGCGGCGCAGCGCGTGCAGGAGAGCTCTGCCGCCCATCAGGCGACGACCTCCGCGCAGGAGAACTTTGCCAATCCCGACCTTGCACGCATGATTCACACGGCGGCGACGAAATATGCCGTCGATCCGAAGCTCATCTCTGCAGTCGCGGAGGTCGAGTCCGGCGGCGATCAGAATGCCGTTTCGCCTGCGGGCGCGGTCGGCGTCATGCAGCTGATGCCAGAGACGGCTGCGGGGCTTGGCGTCAATCCCTACGATATGAAGAGCAATGTCGAGGGCGGTGCAAAGTATCTGCGCGAGATGCTCGACACCTTTGACGGCGACGTGAAGAAGGCAGTTGCCGCCTACAATGCGGGGCCAAATGCGGTGAAGGCCTACGGCGGCGTTCCGCCCTATGCAGAGACGCAGAACTACGTGTCGAGCGTTCTGGACATCTATCGCTGA
- a CDS encoding MotE family protein, whose amino-acid sequence MRKKLKILFILILLLVLIAGGFALGVYLRLFDTQALNEEYGLHELPIIGEYFVPPAGRDHAAAPAETAAPAPAGAAAAAAPKKAPQTVKITKEEIEKQQKEREAAEKKRVTKLARLYNDMKAADAAKVMESLDIDLCIAILQRMDEGNAAKVMAAFEPERAAQITQIIYEGVPQRTKNARNAAAAAVPGVEQGEEAEPQQ is encoded by the coding sequence ATGCGGAAGAAATTGAAGATCCTATTCATACTGATCTTACTCCTCGTACTGATCGCGGGCGGCTTCGCGCTCGGCGTCTATCTCCGGCTCTTTGATACGCAGGCGCTCAATGAGGAGTACGGCCTGCACGAACTGCCCATCATCGGCGAGTACTTTGTCCCGCCGGCAGGTAGGGATCATGCGGCTGCACCTGCGGAGACCGCAGCACCTGCTCCTGCGGGAGCTGCCGCCGCTGCCGCGCCGAAAAAGGCTCCCCAGACTGTGAAGATCACGAAAGAGGAGATCGAAAAGCAGCAGAAGGAGCGCGAGGCGGCGGAGAAGAAGCGCGTGACGAAGCTTGCGCGTCTTTACAACGATATGAAGGCGGCGGATGCGGCAAAGGTCATGGAGAGTCTTGACATCGATCTCTGCATTGCGATCCTCCAGCGCATGGACGAGGGGAATGCAGCTAAGGTCATGGCGGCATTCGAGCCCGAGCGCGCCGCCCAGATCACGCAGATCATCTATGAGGGTGTGCCGCAGCGTACAAAGAATGCGCGCAATGCAGCTGCCGCTGCCGTGCCCGGTGTGGAGCAGGGCGAGGAAGCAGAGCCACAGCAATAG
- a CDS encoding N-acetylmuramoyl-L-alanine amidase — MRRIFLLLTVVLVAVLGVTFAAHPAEAAFSDRAKDLTKIAGVRIGKTDGNVRIVIDADRPVSYKQSVLSNPTRIVLDIQNAWIAPEAKKNISVDSSLVSAVRVAQFDATTVRIVVETSVDKGGWKIFSLNEGKPRIVMDFGAAPSPKPTKKPEQETEKPIPAPPSQTDEDEEDTRDQIDRDLDAITGMKGRKIAIDPGHGGSDSGAIGPTGIMEKSVTLRVSRELKRLLEAEGATVILTRTDDTEVSSKGANATSVEELEARCEIANRANADIFLSIHADAFTNREVKGTTAYYYTKGTKQSKQLADSVRTALIDAIGTVDRGTQSCNFYVVKHTDMPAILVEISFISNPDEEKMMNSETGIKKIAQGIADGIADYFG; from the coding sequence TTGCGCCGTATATTTTTACTGCTTACTGTCGTGCTTGTCGCTGTCCTTGGGGTCACCTTCGCTGCGCATCCTGCGGAGGCGGCGTTCAGTGACCGTGCGAAGGACCTGACGAAGATTGCGGGCGTTCGCATCGGAAAGACGGATGGGAATGTCCGCATCGTCATCGATGCCGACCGCCCCGTCTCCTACAAGCAGTCTGTGCTGTCGAATCCGACGCGCATTGTGCTGGACATCCAGAATGCGTGGATTGCGCCCGAGGCGAAGAAGAATATCTCCGTAGACTCCTCCCTCGTCTCCGCCGTGCGCGTAGCGCAGTTCGACGCGACAACAGTGCGCATTGTCGTGGAAACCTCAGTGGACAAGGGGGGGTGGAAAATCTTCTCCCTCAACGAGGGGAAACCACGCATCGTCATGGACTTTGGCGCAGCGCCCTCCCCGAAGCCTACGAAAAAGCCCGAACAGGAGACGGAGAAGCCCATACCCGCACCGCCGTCACAGACGGATGAGGACGAAGAGGACACGCGGGATCAGATTGACCGCGATCTGGATGCCATCACAGGGATGAAGGGGCGTAAGATCGCCATCGACCCAGGGCACGGCGGCAGTGACTCGGGCGCGATCGGCCCGACGGGCATCATGGAGAAGTCTGTAACCTTGCGTGTCAGCCGCGAGCTCAAGCGCCTCCTCGAAGCGGAGGGGGCGACGGTCATCCTTACGCGTACGGACGATACGGAGGTCTCGTCCAAGGGGGCGAATGCCACCTCTGTTGAGGAACTCGAGGCGCGCTGTGAGATTGCGAACCGTGCAAATGCGGACATCTTCCTTTCGATTCATGCCGATGCCTTCACAAATCGCGAGGTGAAGGGGACGACGGCGTATTACTACACGAAGGGGACGAAGCAGTCAAAACAACTCGCCGACAGCGTGCGTACAGCACTGATCGATGCCATCGGTACCGTTGACCGAGGGACGCAGTCGTGTAATTTCTATGTGGTGAAACATACGGACATGCCCGCAATTCTTGTGGAGATCTCCTTTATCTCGAATCCGGATGAGGAGAAGATGATGAACAGCGAGACGGGCATCAAGAAGATTGCACAGGGCATTGCCGACGGGATTGCCGATTACTTTGGATGA
- a CDS encoding MATE family efflux transporter produces MQEVHGYPARARQFFIVLLPILITQISLMAPGFFNTVMAGHISKEDLAGIAVGASIFFPVFGAFMGLVSGLTPVIAQHYGARQTRKIRRVVQQSFYWATLLAVFLLVCGVLTVPALVHALHLEPVVERITMEYLSYIALGLIPVAPAIVLRNFIDAHGRTRLTMYITMTTIPINIVLNYIFMYGACGIEPLGGPGAGLGAALSYGVFLVLNSIVVLRIKQFARYHVFARLPRPILGDWWVLLKICIPIGLTVFCEQSIFGAVGLLMAAYGTTVVAAHQAAMNFTTIVYMLPLSVSMAITILVGFEVGGGRENGARAYIRLSRVLTLVFVGVIALGLAAMRDSVAALYTTNPEVQELLRVFLLYALVMQFCDCVNAPLQGALRGYKDVTVTFWLAVLSFWGIGLPSGYVLAGWTELGPFGYWAGLNGGIIVGAVMLMIRLRIIEDRMRRAKMQSA; encoded by the coding sequence TTGCAGGAAGTTCACGGCTATCCGGCGCGTGCGCGCCAGTTCTTCATCGTGCTCCTTCCGATCCTCATCACGCAGATCTCCCTCATGGCGCCGGGCTTCTTCAACACGGTCATGGCGGGACATATCAGCAAGGAAGATCTTGCAGGGATTGCCGTCGGTGCGAGCATCTTCTTTCCCGTGTTCGGGGCTTTTATGGGACTCGTCTCGGGGCTGACCCCCGTCATTGCACAGCATTATGGTGCGCGGCAGACACGCAAGATTCGGCGCGTCGTCCAGCAGAGCTTCTACTGGGCGACGCTTCTTGCTGTGTTCCTGCTTGTGTGCGGTGTGCTGACGGTTCCAGCGCTCGTGCACGCGCTGCATCTTGAGCCCGTGGTCGAGCGTATTACGATGGAGTATCTGTCCTACATCGCCCTCGGACTTATTCCTGTTGCGCCCGCGATCGTTCTGCGCAACTTCATCGATGCGCACGGGCGGACGCGTCTCACAATGTATATCACGATGACGACGATTCCGATCAACATCGTTCTCAACTATATCTTTATGTACGGCGCGTGCGGGATTGAGCCGCTCGGCGGACCCGGCGCGGGGCTTGGTGCGGCGCTGAGCTACGGCGTTTTTCTCGTGCTGAACAGCATTGTCGTCCTCCGGATCAAACAGTTTGCACGCTATCATGTATTTGCACGTCTGCCGCGTCCAATTCTCGGTGACTGGTGGGTGCTGCTCAAGATCTGCATCCCGATTGGACTCACGGTGTTCTGCGAGCAGAGCATCTTTGGCGCAGTTGGTCTCCTCATGGCGGCATACGGGACGACTGTGGTTGCCGCACATCAGGCGGCGATGAACTTTACGACCATCGTCTACATGCTGCCGCTCTCGGTCTCCATGGCAATCACGATCCTCGTGGGCTTCGAGGTCGGCGGCGGACGTGAGAACGGCGCGCGCGCCTACATCCGTCTCAGCCGCGTGCTCACACTCGTCTTCGTCGGCGTGATTGCCCTCGGGCTTGCAGCGATGCGCGACTCCGTGGCGGCGCTCTATACGACGAACCCGGAGGTGCAGGAACTCCTGCGCGTCTTCCTTCTCTATGCACTCGTCATGCAGTTCTGTGACTGCGTGAATGCACCTCTGCAGGGGGCGCTGCGCGGCTACAAGGATGTCACGGTCACGTTCTGGCTCGCCGTGCTCTCGTTCTGGGGCATCGGTCTGCCGAGCGGCTACGTGCTCGCGGGCTGGACGGAGCTCGGCCCCTTCGGCTACTGGGCGGGGCTGAACGGCGGCATCATCGTCGGCGCAGTCATGCTCATGATCCGCCTGCGCATCATCGAGGATCGCATGCGGCGCGCGAAGATGCAGTCTGCATGA
- a CDS encoding NAD(P)/FAD-dependent oxidoreductase, whose translation MADQKHIVIVGAGFGGVTLAKELAKENVRVTLVDRHNYHLFQPLLYQVSTAVLSASEIAYPTRQFFKNNKNVNFYMSKALDIDQERRVLITKHGEISYDYLVLAAGATTNFFGNESVARNSYAMKTLQEAIALRGHIIHEFERAARKCGPDQWEARRRHLNFVIVGGGATGIEMAGALMELIDIFKREFHTIDFKEVHVTLLEAMGSVLPMVPPDLQQHTIDVLRKKGVDVRLNTAVTEYDGNDLKLNNGEVIPTKTVIWAAGVRAQDFIKDCGAEVDRAGRVIVEENLLVKGSDRIFAIGDCANFQHGGLERPLPTVAPVATQEAMQVKKNIMALIAGKTPDQLEKFVYHDLGAMATIGRGEAVMNGPMPGLGFMLKAKGFFAWFAWMLVHLVRLAGRYADFTVSIKWIWNFFFGTRLARIIHSKLE comes from the coding sequence ATGGCAGATCAAAAACACATTGTCATCGTCGGCGCCGGGTTCGGAGGCGTGACTCTTGCCAAGGAACTCGCGAAGGAAAATGTGCGGGTCACACTCGTGGATCGGCACAACTATCATCTCTTTCAGCCGCTCCTCTATCAGGTGAGTACGGCTGTCCTCTCCGCGTCGGAGATTGCCTATCCCACGCGCCAGTTTTTCAAGAACAACAAGAATGTGAATTTCTATATGTCCAAGGCGCTCGATATCGATCAGGAGCGCCGCGTGCTTATCACGAAGCACGGCGAGATTTCCTATGACTACCTCGTGCTTGCGGCGGGCGCGACAACGAATTTCTTCGGAAATGAGAGCGTTGCACGCAATTCCTATGCAATGAAGACGCTGCAGGAAGCGATTGCCCTGCGCGGGCACATCATCCATGAATTCGAGCGCGCTGCGCGCAAGTGCGGCCCCGATCAGTGGGAGGCGCGTCGGCGCCATCTGAACTTCGTCATCGTCGGCGGCGGCGCGACGGGCATCGAGATGGCGGGCGCGCTGATGGAGCTCATCGACATCTTCAAGAGGGAGTTCCATACGATTGACTTCAAGGAGGTTCACGTCACCCTCCTCGAGGCGATGGGCTCCGTCCTGCCGATGGTGCCGCCCGATCTGCAGCAGCATACAATCGACGTACTGCGCAAGAAGGGCGTCGACGTGCGCCTCAACACGGCGGTCACGGAGTACGACGGAAACGATCTGAAGCTGAACAACGGCGAAGTCATCCCGACGAAGACCGTCATCTGGGCGGCGGGCGTGCGCGCTCAGGACTTTATCAAGGATTGCGGCGCAGAGGTGGATCGCGCGGGGCGCGTCATCGTGGAGGAAAATCTGCTCGTAAAGGGCAGTGACCGCATCTTTGCGATCGGCGACTGTGCGAACTTTCAGCACGGCGGTCTCGAGCGTCCGCTCCCGACGGTCGCACCCGTAGCGACGCAGGAGGCAATGCAGGTCAAGAAGAACATTATGGCGCTGATCGCGGGTAAGACACCGGATCAGTTGGAGAAGTTCGTCTATCATGACCTCGGTGCCATGGCGACGATCGGCCGAGGCGAGGCGGTCATGAATGGCCCCATGCCCGGGCTCGGCTTCATGCTCAAGGCGAAGGGATTCTTTGCGTGGTTCGCGTGGATGCTCGTCCATCTCGTCCGTCTCGCGGGACGCTATGCGGACTTTACGGTCTCGATCAAGTGGATCTGGAATTTCTTCTTCGGCACGCGTCTCGCGCGTATCATCCACAGCAAGCTGGAGTAA
- the rpmE gene encoding 50S ribosomal protein L31: MKEGIHPEFFEATVTCGCGNTFTTGSTKQDLRIDVCSKCHPFFTGRQRDVQAGGRIEKFQKRYARK; this comes from the coding sequence ATGAAAGAGGGCATTCATCCCGAGTTCTTCGAGGCGACGGTGACGTGCGGCTGCGGCAATACGTTCACGACGGGCTCGACGAAGCAGGATCTGCGCATCGATGTCTGCTCGAAGTGCCATCCGTTCTTCACGGGGCGTCAGCGTGACGTTCAGGCGGGCGGGCGCATTGAGAAGTTCCAGAAGCGCTACGCACGGAAGTAG
- a CDS encoding DUF1385 domain-containing protein: protein MPKKITDLAVGGQAVIEGVMMRDAAKTATAVRLPNGEIAVETHPVTSIRDRYPILNLPLIRGSVIMVESLVIGMRALSFSAQAAGEEEKKMTTKEITMTILFALVLASVLFIVIPTGAAHLAAAYTDDPVVFNLIEGGIRLLVFLLYIWGISFMDGIRRVFQYHGAEHKTIHCYESGEALTVENVQKFPRLHPRCGTNFLLIVMVVAIVFHVFFGWPDLWLRILSRLAVLPVVAGASYEIIRFAGRSENRIVHILITPGLWLQYLTTRPPADEMVEVAIESLKAVLPPEDIPEGSGNYRKEVTC from the coding sequence ATGCCAAAGAAAATTACCGACCTCGCAGTCGGCGGACAGGCGGTCATCGAGGGGGTCATGATGCGCGACGCGGCAAAGACCGCGACTGCTGTGCGACTTCCGAATGGTGAAATCGCCGTGGAGACGCACCCCGTCACCTCGATCCGTGACCGCTATCCGATCCTCAACCTGCCGCTCATTCGCGGCTCCGTCATCATGGTGGAATCCCTCGTCATCGGCATGCGCGCCCTCTCATTCTCCGCACAGGCGGCCGGCGAGGAGGAGAAGAAGATGACGACGAAGGAGATCACCATGACCATCCTCTTCGCGCTCGTCCTCGCGAGCGTGCTCTTCATCGTCATCCCGACGGGCGCGGCGCATCTCGCGGCGGCGTACACGGACGACCCTGTCGTATTCAACCTCATCGAGGGCGGTATTCGCCTGCTCGTATTCCTCCTCTACATCTGGGGCATCTCGTTTATGGACGGGATTCGTCGTGTGTTCCAGTACCACGGTGCGGAGCACAAGACCATCCACTGCTACGAGTCGGGCGAGGCGCTAACCGTGGAGAACGTGCAGAAGTTTCCGCGCCTGCATCCGCGCTGCGGCACAAACTTCCTCCTCATTGTCATGGTTGTTGCCATCGTCTTTCACGTGTTCTTTGGCTGGCCTGACCTCTGGCTGCGCATCCTGAGCCGCCTCGCCGTCCTGCCCGTGGTCGCGGGCGCCTCCTACGAGATCATCCGCTTTGCGGGGCGCAGCGAAAACCGCATTGTCCACATTTTGATTACGCCCGGACTGTGGCTGCAATATCTGACGACGCGCCCGCCCGCCGATGAGATGGTCGAGGTCGCAATCGAGTCGCTGAAGGCAGTGCTGCCGCCCGAAGACATCCCCGAAGGCAGTGGGAACTACCGAAAGGAAGTAACGTGTTAA
- the prfA gene encoding peptide chain release factor 1, producing MLSKLNAVADKYHELEALLSDPAVMADMAKWQRYTREHAALTPIVEAYDAYRAALATIEEDREMLSEADAEMKEMLTEEIAEAEAERDRLAEQLPILLLPRDPNDDKNVIVEIRGGVGGEEAALFAASLFRMYARYAERQGWRTEILSSNPTEIGGFKEISFLVNGVGAYSRLKYESGTHRVQRIPVTESGGRIHTSAVTVAVLPEAEEVEVTIDANDLRIDTYCASGAGGQYVNRTETAIRITHIPTGIVVQCQDEKSQLKNREKAMKVLRARLYDRAQQEQADAVAADRRSQVGSGDRSERIRTYNFPQGRVTDHRIGLTLYKIDAVLDGELDEILAGLITADQAERLKQVN from the coding sequence GTGTTAAGCAAACTGAACGCCGTTGCGGATAAATATCATGAACTCGAGGCGCTCCTGAGTGACCCCGCCGTGATGGCAGATATGGCAAAATGGCAGCGCTATACGCGCGAGCACGCGGCGCTCACGCCGATTGTGGAGGCGTATGACGCCTATCGGGCAGCGCTCGCGACCATCGAAGAGGACAGGGAAATGCTCTCCGAAGCCGATGCCGAGATGAAGGAGATGCTCACAGAGGAGATTGCCGAGGCAGAAGCGGAACGTGACCGACTTGCCGAGCAGCTGCCGATCCTCCTTCTGCCGCGCGACCCGAACGACGACAAGAACGTCATCGTCGAGATTCGCGGCGGCGTCGGCGGGGAGGAGGCGGCACTCTTTGCGGCAAGCCTCTTCCGCATGTATGCGCGCTATGCCGAGCGGCAGGGCTGGCGGACGGAGATCCTCTCCAGCAATCCGACGGAGATCGGCGGATTTAAGGAAATCTCGTTTCTCGTCAATGGCGTAGGAGCGTACAGCCGTCTGAAATACGAGAGCGGCACACACCGCGTGCAGCGCATCCCCGTCACGGAGTCGGGCGGGCGCATCCACACATCGGCGGTTACAGTCGCCGTCTTGCCCGAGGCGGAGGAGGTCGAGGTGACGATCGACGCAAACGATCTACGCATCGACACCTACTGCGCCTCAGGAGCGGGCGGACAGTACGTCAACCGCACGGAGACGGCAATTCGCATCACACACATCCCGACGGGCATCGTCGTGCAGTGTCAGGACGAGAAGTCGCAGCTCAAGAACCGCGAGAAGGCGATGAAGGTGCTGCGCGCGCGTCTCTACGACCGCGCACAGCAGGAGCAGGCAGACGCCGTTGCCGCAGATCGGCGCAGTCAGGTCGGCTCGGGCGATCGCAGCGAGCGCATCCGCACATATAACTTCCCGCAGGGGCGCGTGACCGATCATCGCATCGGGCTGACACTCTACAAGATCGATGCCGTGCTCGACGGTGAGCTGGATGAAATCCTTGCGGGGCTCATCACGGCAGATCAGGCAGAGCGGCTGAAACAGGTGAACTGA
- the prmC gene encoding peptide chain release factor N(5)-glutamine methyltransferase, with translation MADSVWTIARLLTWTTDFFREHGIENPRLDAEVLLGAVLGKDRMYLYVHFDEPLEPVELAAFRSHVKERAAHVPLAYVLGTREFMGLDFCVTRDTLIPRPDTELLVQCAVDFLRARTVAGGDELSIADIGTGTGAIALSVLHYTEGTRADAVDVSPAAAEVARENAARLGLAERIEVYVGDLTAPLAGRSYDVILSNPPYIPTADIATLMPEVRSYEPHLALDGGRDGLTIYRRLAADAPALLRDGGMLAVEVGIDEARDVARLLENNARIVRTEIQKDLAGIERVVVGYTT, from the coding sequence ATGGCGGATTCTGTTTGGACGATTGCGCGGCTCCTCACGTGGACGACGGATTTCTTTCGCGAGCACGGCATCGAGAATCCGCGCCTTGATGCGGAGGTCTTGCTCGGCGCGGTGCTCGGCAAGGATCGGATGTACCTCTATGTGCATTTCGACGAGCCGCTCGAACCTGTGGAGCTTGCCGCCTTTCGCTCGCATGTGAAGGAGCGGGCGGCGCATGTGCCGCTCGCCTATGTGCTCGGCACGCGTGAGTTTATGGGGCTGGACTTTTGCGTGACGCGTGATACGCTCATCCCGCGTCCCGATACGGAACTGCTCGTGCAGTGTGCCGTGGACTTCCTGCGTGCGCGGACGGTAGCAGGGGGCGATGAACTCTCTATCGCGGACATTGGCACGGGGACGGGGGCGATTGCGCTTTCCGTCCTGCACTATACGGAGGGAACGCGCGCGGATGCTGTCGACGTCTCGCCCGCAGCGGCAGAGGTTGCGCGGGAGAATGCGGCGCGGCTCGGGCTTGCGGAGCGCATCGAGGTGTATGTGGGTGATCTCACTGCGCCGCTCGCGGGGCGCAGCTATGACGTGATTCTCTCGAATCCGCCGTATATCCCGACGGCGGATATTGCGACCCTCATGCCCGAGGTGCGTAGCTATGAGCCGCATCTCGCGCTCGACGGCGGGCGCGATGGGCTGACGATCTATCGCCGCCTCGCGGCGGATGCGCCCGCACTTCTGCGGGACGGCGGTATGCTTGCCGTCGAGGTCGGCATTGATGAGGCACGCGATGTGGCGCGCCTGCTCGAGAACAATGCGCGCATTGTGCGCACGGAGATTCAAAAGGATCTCGCGGGTATCGAGCGCGTGGTTGTGGGGTATACGACTTGA